The sequence below is a genomic window from Corythoichthys intestinalis isolate RoL2023-P3 chromosome 4, ASM3026506v1, whole genome shotgun sequence.
cagaaaagttacgggCGGCCATGGCTTAGAGGAGGGcaaactgacatgtaaaacatgtttgaggagggtggctgccgaggaggcaatacctccaatatgatttcgcatttatacaaaattaaaggttagtaaacactaccATGAAGGTTTCCCACCAgcaacgagagttaactccagcgtgtttagtgtgtctagtggtggtaaaacatgttttttttctctctggcaactgtctgtgttgcgaaagagagtgtgtgtataatgtaaacatgatacaagtcatacacacgtgctttttatggaaaattattatgttttattctaatttattatgattattttggttctgatggtaataattttGAGCTGTGGCTTTGGGTTTAATCTAATCTAAAGGACTGCaactattttaatttcatttagaatatttagttatttcttcttattttttgaaataagtaacactgatatttttgcttaaggttatcataccgccgGAAACTCACACCTTCATATGCCTAGTCTATATGTTTGCTTTGCAAGTCACCATAGTTCAAGCACAGTGTGTCCTTATTGTGTTAAAttcgtgttgttgttgtttgttatacCTTCCAGGTAGTTTCAGAGGCTGCAGGCCAAGGAGTGCTGATCACTGGGGACAAACATCACAACATGTGGGACTGGGGGAACTCTGTCATCTTTGCAGCGACTATTGTCACAACAATAGGTTTGTGTGTTGATTATTTCAACTCACAGTGACACCAATTGAATTTGACGTTGACATTTACTTTGCCTGCACAGCAAGTAGAACACTTAGCAccaaaagaacaaagaaaacaACTACTTCCTCATTCAAAATCACAGTTTTCATATGGAAGCGAGATTTTTTACACTGACTTGGAAAACACTTGTCCCATTGAACGTGGGTACAAAACTATGTTTGGGCTAAATATACTATCCTATACAGTACGGTAGCAGCATACTGTTTCCAAATACCCAAAGCCACTGCAACAGGCGTTGAATAGTGGATAAATAATTAGGTAGCCAACTCAAGGAGAGTAGAAAAGTCAAAGTCTTAAAATGAGTGCCTCCCCATTCCTAGCTCATCTGTCATGACCCAGTACACTCCATGAATCAGCTTCAAAAACTGTCTATCATAAGATAGACACCATATACAGGTATTACTGTATGTTTATGTGTAAGTGTTTTGTAAGTGTTTCCTTTACCACTACTTGGGTAATGGCCCTGTTTACTcatgcaggaaaaaaaaaacaatttcaattTTCCTCTGTAAAACATTGATTGACCAGACGGTTTCAATTGCCATGAGATAAAGGTTACAAAGGGACAGATAACGCTGTGTATAAATGACCAAGTGAAAGACGGTTTCTCAAAGTGATGAAGTATTCAAGTATTCATGAGTATTACTGACGTCATGAGGAAGGGTGAGCATTTGGCCTtatctttatttacatttctctCCACTGTTAGactattactgtattttctggactTTAAGGGCACAATTACGATGCGCCttatatagtctgaaaaataaacataaaaaaatgtattattcaaGATTCCTACTTTTAGTAAGTGCATGATAAAGGTGTTGCCTGTCTATTTAAATAAGTAGATatattgttgttgtatttcaCAGGTTATGGTAATGTCGCCCCAAAAACTAAAGGGGGTCGAGTGTTCTGCATCCTTTATGGTCTGTGCGGCATTCCACTGTGTCTGGTATGGCTAAGTAAGCTGGGTTCATTTTTTGGAGACAGGGCAAAGCGTCTGTCCGAAATTCTCATCCGCAAAAATGTGCCAGTGGTAAGGCTTTGCACCTGTTCCACATTTTGGATTGTTGTTGTCATCAAGTTTAGGTCTCCTGgagatagcttttttttttttttttttttttttaaaataaatgtctcaCTTTTCTTCTTGTTATCAGAAACGTGTTCAGCTTATTTGCACAGCTATTTTCCTGTTATGGGGGCTCTTTGTGCATCTGGTGATCCCTCCACTTGTTTTCATGTCCCTGGAAGGATGGAGCTACTTAGAAGGCCTCTATTTTTCTTTCATCACCCTTACAACTGTCGGCTTTGGAGATTACGTGGCAGGTAGAATTAATATCTTTATAATCAATTCATTGCTGATATACTCCAATTCATTTACTACATGCACATTAATTTCAGGTGTGAATCCAAACATTGAATATCCGAGGTTATACAGGGTGTTTGCAGAGATTTGGATCTACATGGGTCTGGCATGGCTGTCTCTATTCTTCAGCTGGAATGTAAACATGGTCGTGGAAGCTCACAAGGTGTTTAAGAGAAGACGAAACAAACGGCGGCCATTCTACGATGACGAACCTCAGCCTGAAGAGGACACCCCGAAGTCAGACGCGAAGAGGCCGACCGCTATTGATATTTTTAGCTTCCTATCAGAAAAAGAGGAAGACTACAGTACTGTTATCAAGGAAATTGGATTGCAAGCAAAACCAAGTGCCAAAGACGTTTTCAACCGGTCCAAGAGCTGCAGTGACATCGTAACCACTAACATAGAGACGCTGGATCACTCGCCACGACACAGATGCCTGAAAAGCATTAGTGAAGTATTCATAAACCCAAAGGGCGATGATTGCCGACAAAACTCTACAACAACAGAACCAGCAGAGTGTGTGAAAGCCGAAGAGGGACTCAATGAAGTTAACAAAACGAATGATTCATCAATTGAAGGCATTATATTTACTGTGCCAACTTCAGGAAGCACACAGGGAAAAACTGTGGAGCCAAGTGATTGTTTTAATCGGTTTAAAATTTCTAAAGTAGAAGAAGAAGATGCATTACTTAATCAGGATGAAAAGgggtaaaattaatttacagtggtatgaaaaagtatctgaaccttttggaatttctcacatttcaccataaaatcaccatcaaatgtgatctgatctttgtcaaaattgcacagatgtaaaaacagtgtctgctttaactaaaaccacccaaacattcataggttttcatattttaatgaggatagcatgccatgcaaacaatgacagaagggggaaaaataagtaagtgaaccctctgcctaaggagacttcaagagcaattgaaaccaatttttaccaaacaatttaagtcaggtgtgtgcccaatcactgatgagtggtttaaagctgcccggcccactataaaacacacacctggtaagcattgtctgatgtgcatcatcgctcggtcaaaaaagctgtctgaagacctgcgatcaagaattGTAGATTTGTAGCTGGGAAAGGACACAAAACCATCTGTAGAAGTCTAAATGTtcttcaatcgacagtcagagaagttgtctacaaatggagagagtttggcactgttgcttttctcccaaggagcggtcgtccatcaaagatgacgccaagagttcaacgcagaatactcagagaggtaaaaactaaccctaaagtgtctgctaaagacttacagaaatcactggtctATGGGACACATCAACTTTTTGTAaaattatggccaagaatggtattcatgggaggaagccactgctgtctaacaaAAAACTTTGATGCTCGTTTgacgtttgcaaaaaggcacttggacactccacagaagttttggcaaaatattttgtggactgatgaaaccaaagttgaattgtttgggagaaacacacaacgtcatttgtggaggaaaaatggaacagctcaccaacgtcaacacctcatccccaccatgatgcatggtggagggagcatcatgatatgGGGCTGTTTGTACtgcctcagagcctggacaacgtgcaatcattaatggaagaatgaatccaaaagtttatcaggatgttttgcaggaaaacctgaggccatctgtcagacagttgaagctaaaaagaggatggatgctgcaacaaaaaaatgatccaaaacacaaaagtaaatcaacttcagaatggtttctaaagaacaaaatacaccttGTGGAGTGGCCAAgaaaaagtccagacttgaaccttgttgagatgctgtggcatggcctaaagacagcgattcatgctagacatcccaggaatcttactgaaatacagcagttttgtagagaagaatgggccaagattagtactgatcgatgtgtcagactgatcaacaactacaggaagtgtctcgtTGAAGTTATTCCTGCCAAAGAGGGggagggggccacaaaatattaaatgtgatggttaatttattttttcccccttctgtcattgtttgcatactatcctcattaaaatatgaaaacctataaatgtttggatggttttagttaaagcagacacttttttcatccatgtgattttgacaaagatcagctcacatttgatgggattttatgcagaaatgcgagaaattccaaaaagttcagatactttttccgtaccactgtataaatacattgaaattttcTGCAAAATCTGGGACAATAATGCACTATTTGGACTAAAGTATCAATACATTTCATTGCCAAGTAATTCATAGGACTTTAATTGCAATCACACTTTATTtgctttttctttatttggtatttgcaaatcatttggCAAATCCGTAACCAgtgtttgtaaaatacatgtttaaaGGCAGAATTAAATTCATACATGTAATTGTTGAAATTTccatttattaaattatttgccTCAATTTATGATTGAATGACTTCAGTCTTCACCCTAATCTAAATCACAGCATAAAGTTTTATGAAACACAGTTCCAATTAATAGTTTTCTTCCATAGACGGTAGCAACAGATGAGCCCATAATCACATGACCATCATCGGCGTACACCTGCGTAACTACTGGTTCTTCCGAGAGAATGTTCTGGATGCGGATGACCTAAGGAATAGTGGgaaatatgtacatatataaaaATAGGGAATTGTATATGAATCCCGACAAGTCACAATAGTTTTCTAAAAATGAGCCAAACCTCTGATCCAGGTGGATTTTTTGGGTCAAACTGGAACATTTTCCATATGTTAGGGAGGGAACCTAACCACAGGTCACCTGTTTTCGGGTCGACTTCGATATTGTCACAAAATGAACCCACAGACACAGACTGGAATTGTAGAAGATAAAAgtagaatttaaaaataatatatatgatTGTTATTCACAAGGTATTAcacaattatttatttacatcattttaaacaaaatcattcaacaaacatctgtcaaaatacataaatactaatatttttttagtcATTTACCTTCACAGAAACCAATGCATTGTCGGTTTTCCGCTCCAATACATGTACTTTATGATCAAGTATATCCGCCACATATATATGCCTATTAAGGAGGAAGGGGGGATAGTAATGATATATTGTATTAATTTCATAATTTTTCAACACACATAgaaccaagggtgtaggtttggtcttaatattggtagagacgatataacagcataacataacagcatttgagtgttaaaggctagttaacagattaatgcgtcagattcttccacttaccttAAGTAAATGTTACTATTTgttcgtattgagcccatacatctaaaagttggtaattattcacctaaatcaagaaaaaaaatctttcaaataatgttttgaacaatattcttgaattgagaacatttctgtttttcattttagattaaatatacaaaattttgcttaaaataagtctgttaagcttattttcagctagctgtttttcttatttcaagaaatctcagcGAGTAAAttcgacttgaagcactgtagtagtagcaaaattagtggagtgttcccaacctccacaacattgacatctttttacattacttacagtggctgcttctGGTGGAAaataacttctaatatccctcgtatttgaagggggcgggggaggcggcatgttgtttttgtctggctgtgaatgggtgtgtatgtgggggtgggggggttcaagtcatcagccaatcaaacgtgcgtttgaggggaaaaaatggactggcacatttagCGAGTGAAAAAGGGTCAgtctaagtctgaacataattaaagtactgtaattcacttaatagttctaaatgacctatacaactgaagtcattatataatgaaataaggttgcttaaaagttggtggggataatttgagcatcctgaaaagttggtagtgttatgtccctaccgtccctatgcaaacctacgcccttgcatagaACTATCAAACCTTTGGTCTGGTGAGATGTTTATGCCATTTGCCATGTAATAGCCCTCTGAGACCACTTTGACCTCCTCTGTGCTGTAATACACAACATTAGTCAAGGGTTGACCCAGAAGAGGCTCCACAGTAGTTTTCAGGAGTTCATCTGGAAAATGATGGTCATTGGTGGCATAAAAACGATCCACTCCTACAGCCACAATATTATTCACACTTGAGGGtaataaaaacagagaaaaaGTTACTTTTAAGTGATACgaatagtgtattttttagAATGAATTTATCATAAAATTGAAAGTGCTTCGCAGTACCTGTGAAGAAGTCTATGTTTGAAGGTGTTTAGATGCAGTAGAGACAATCCCGCTTCATCAAATTTAAACAGCTCTACTTGGCTTTTATGTTGAGGATGATTCACAACAAACAAGTACACCGTGCCATCTGAAAATGATGATAATCGGCGGTAAGTATTAGCAGCAACTCTTACAAATAGAAATGTCTTCCTGTTAAGTGGCAAATATCACAAGGATATACAGTATTACGAGTGAAAACATTTCACAATAGTTTGCTAATTGTTGTTtacatgtttaaatgttcacttattttaatatgttttgtatatggtggaaaacacagacaagactgaaaaagcggtttctgctcttgcacccctctttaaaataaactgctatattttaagccaaaggaacttttgtgtttaataaaacaatatgtttatatgctgccatagcagattcatagtgcattaagccctcgaactatttttaatttgtctgttttactctggagaccccatttacagacgtcgcgcaaccgcttttgtttcagcccagccataaaaagaaggcaattaattatatttatgattcaacatgtctatcatttttagcttagaatcacttACTGATGTCTAAGATTTAGTAAAAAAATTtagtcaaacattttttaaaaaaaacttcactCGCGTATTttacacttttaaacaaattacgtcacactgaaaaaaatggtgtctgtaaataagtcgcggatatctacctcataactatcgcttcattgtatttttttttgtaactgtcaCATTTTATCtgatatattagatgataaataaacgatccaaacaaagaaaatttgagaaaaaaaaaagtttaaaagggtaaatatatgaaaaagaaaatctcgaccactccttgatgtctgcgatttctgcattgcgactcttgttatatttccgtgtttcacccataaaatcccccaaaagtccgactgtggccattcacagctgtgtcttgacacttggtgatacatgctacatggagtttttggatcgaaacaatgtaagtacgtgataatatctcgttaaaatcatgctgTCCTTAAtaatgctctttcatgctctcacctccagttagggtttcgctgtttatttatttattttttaaaatgccctcctgttcctaatttttcttccctcagaaaatggagattttaagctctcCATTGAGGTATCACTCATgactatcggacaattttgaaaatgggccaaaatgggggtctcagagcggaacttcaagtcacctgagtgttttctgccatatatgcaGTTCAGTATATTTGAGGCCCAACTGTGAACTCTGAGCAGGTTTGTCCAATTACATAACAAAGGTTGCATGCAAAAATCCTCTATTGCTGTGTTGTCAGTTAAATGTTTGGGGAAAAGTTGATAAATGCAATTCATAGAATGAATTCTCATACTAGCTGGACTTGTGTAGACACTGATGCCATGAGGGTTGAACGTCTCCAGGTCAAGCTTCCCCGATATGGGCAGCTCCATTGGTTCCATGTCAGACTTTTTCAGATTAAGGAAGAAAATCTTCCCAGGAACATCAGAGGATGGCAGTCCAGGGTATTTCAAACCCTGTGATTgttgaaaatattatttaagGTCTCTGAAAGATTATCTTGAATAATCTGGTCAAAACCTGTCACTTTGTGTGACTGCCATGTGTAGATTTAAGTGAGTAAACCCTCTCTAGAATTTGCAGGGGTAGTTCAGAATGGTACAAAAGCTGAACGGGGTCATTCTCAGAATGGGTTCAGCTTGTTTTCCAAAGGCAGAATACCAGACCCTGATTTTAACAAATAATTGATCTTACATTTCTTGGTAACAGTTTGTGCTGTTCAATCAACAGTTAGGATTTAACATTAAAGACAAATGTACTATTCTAAAACAGGTCTAGCAAGAAAGGAACAACCAATTCAACTTACAGAGCTGATAAGTGCcagtccatctccaaaaacaGTTATATCCTCTGAACCGTTATCTGGAAAAGTGCACTCTGTAATTACCTACTTAAGGAAAGTGCTGATGTCTACTTTTCTCTGGCACTTACTTAGGTTCTTCAACAGCACACAGTTGGGGAGGTGATTGTTGACTGGCTCACGAGATCCAAGATATATTTTCATTGAATGCCTGTAAAGAAAATATGAGTGAAGGTGCACAAGTGtacaaaaatagaaatgcatAGTATATGCCCAAAGCAAATGCTGCTTACCTTGCATTGATCATCCTTTCACCATGCAGCATGTAAAACAAAGTAATAGCCACTGAGATGAAGCCCACTGTTTCCATGATTAAACTGCACAGCAAGCTGTCCAAAAGACAACTGACCCTTGGATTTCAATTTCGATAAATAGCAACCCAAACTCACCCAAGCAGTTTGAGCAAACAGAGAAAGGGTAAATAAACAGGGAAATGGATGACCCTTGTTTTATCTGTCTGCTGCAAGCACAACTAATGGGTACGATCAATGGCCACTCCGACAACAGCTTCAGAATGATCCCTTCAATTATCATCCGCAAACACAAATTAAATACAATATGAATGGTAAAAATGATGTACAATGAAGGTGTCTGTGAAACAATAGTGGATTAATATTTGtattttgaacatgctttttacccTCGGAGGTGAAGTTAAACAtctgtatttaatgttattttatgtTGTGCCTTGCCTGAAATGTTATCATCAAATCAATATGATCAAATACGTATTTTTGTAGGCAAACATTAAtaattcatatttttctgttattaTGATAAACATATGAATGATAATTATTttgtataacaaaaaaatattttttctattaATATGTTAAATGATTGGTTTCATTTTGGTGCATCTCTAAcattaaggatttttttttaaacaacattaGACAGAAAGGTTTCCATCATTTGTCTTTCTTAATGAAGTTTTACGAGTCCTGTTTTTTACCGGTTCCAAATTACCGCATAAGACTTTTCGAAACACTGATCCAATGAGCAGTTTCCCGCTGTAGGTCAACAGATGAGCCCATGATTAGCATAAGTCCGAGTCACTACTGGTTCCTCTAAAAGAATGTTCAAAGTGCAGTTGACCTGTAggacgcaaaaaataaataaatgagaacgACTGATAATTGCATCTAATTTACTTTACAATCCAAAGTGTCTTAA
It includes:
- the LOC130914159 gene encoding potassium channel subfamily K member 5-like; this encodes MADQGPLLTSCIIFYLSIGAAIFQILEEPNWEMARIKYSLQKEQVLKKYPCLGKEDLEEILKVVSEAAGQGVLITGDKHHNMWDWGNSVIFAATIVTTIGYGNVAPKTKGGRVFCILYGLCGIPLCLVWLSKLGSFFGDRAKRLSEILIRKNVPVKRVQLICTAIFLLWGLFVHLVIPPLVFMSLEGWSYLEGLYFSFITLTTVGFGDYVAGVNPNIEYPRLYRVFAEIWIYMGLAWLSLFFSWNVNMVVEAHKVFKRRRNKRRPFYDDEPQPEEDTPKSDAKRPTAIDIFSFLSEKEEDYSTVIKEIGLQAKPSAKDVFNRSKSCSDIVTTNIETLDHSPRHRCLKSISEVFINPKGDDCRQNSTTTEPAECVKAEEGLNEVNKTNDSSIEGIIFTVPTSGSTQGKTVEPSDCFNRFKISKVEEEDALLNQDEKG
- the LOC130914160 gene encoding serum paraoxonase/arylesterase 2-like → METVGFISVAITLFYMLHGERMINARHSMKIYLGSREPVNNHLPNCVLLKNLNNGSEDITVFGDGLALISSGLKYPGLPSSDVPGKIFFLNLKKSDMEPMELPISGKLDLETFNPHGISVYTSPANGTVYLFVVNHPQHKSQVELFKFDEAGLSLLHLNTFKHRLLHSVNNIVAVGVDRFYATNDHHFPDELLKTTVEPLLGQPLTNVVYYSTEEVKVVSEGYYMANGINISPDQRHIYVADILDHKVHVLERKTDNALVSVKSVSVGSFCDNIEVDPKTGDLWLGSLPNIWKMFQFDPKNPPGSEVIRIQNILSEEPVVTQVYADDGHVIMGSSVATVYGRKLLIGTVFHKTLCCDLD